The DNA segment TTGATAGAGCAGTATACATTTTTAATCGCTGTCTTACCTTTGAAACTTTTCGAGAGATTACTAACTTCTATAGCCACTGTAGTTGCCATTTTTTTGACATTTATATGTCTCTGTCAAAAATTAATACTATTAATCGGTTAATAAAAAATTAAGAAAATACTAAATTATAGGTTAATTATTTACTTATCACTCCAATGAAAGAGGTAATTAGAAATATACCTCTTTATAATAAAAATTTTCTGATATCATGATTTCTATACATATTTTAATTAAGTTTAAATTAAAAAAAGACTAATTTTTGATAAAGGCGGAAGGGGTTGTTCATAAGTAAATACGCTTTATTACTCTGCAAGACTAAAGCAAGAGACTGTTAACCGGATACCAGCCATTAATTAGTGATTAAATTAGGGATAAACAGAGAATCATTAATAATGAATGCTCCATTTAATTAAGAATAGGTAAATACATGACAATTGTTTTTATTTCAAGACAATCTCTGGTGTGTAGTGAGTAATTGTGCTTTGATATTGTTAAAGTTGATTTTAAAAATATTTCTTCCAGAAGATTGACTTTTTTACCATCCAACATTGATTTTTTGTAATTAAATATTAAATTCATAGCTTAATTAGTCAATCAATTTGCCTAACAGCTTTGAATGGCAATGAATTAAAAAATCAATGTGAAAAAATTATTTTCGCTATTTTCTACCAGGTGTGAGGATACATTCATGCAGAAATTTTGGGTAAATACTTTGTTATTTAGTCCAGCAATTGTGGGCTTATTCATGGTTGCAACACCAGTTATGAGTTCTGAAGTACCTGTAACTGAAGCACCTACCATAAATCAACCTTCCAGTTTTAGTAGTGCTGAGACTATCGGACAAGTAACTTCGGTTTCACAGCTTTCTGATGTCAAACCGACAGACTGGGCTTTTCAGGCTTTACAATCCCTGGTGGAAAGATACGGTTGTATAGCAGGCTATCCTAACGAAACTTATCGCGGTAATCGTGCTTTGACTCGTTATGAGTTCGCTGCTGGTTTGAATGCTTGTTTAGATCAGATCAATCAACTTATAGCTACTAGCACATCTGAACTGGTCAACAAAGAAGACCTAGCAACACTGCAAAAGCTACAAGAAGAGTATGTATCTGAGTTGCAAACTATTCGAGGCCAAGTAGATGCTCTAGAAGCTCGTACTGTCACTTTAGAATCACAACAATTCTCCACAACTACTAAACTGCGGGGAGAAGCAATTTTTGCATTGGCTAGTGTATTTGGCTCTGATAGAGCAATCAACACCGATGCTCAAAATCGTGGTGCTAGCAGACCGAATCTTGAGGAAAATGTGATTTTTGGCGATCGCGTCCGGTTGAACTTCGATACTAGCTTCACTGGTAAAGACCGCCTCAGAGTTAGGTTACAGGGGAGAAATATTACCTCATTCAATACCTCTGTAACTGGAACAAACCAAACTCGTTTAGGATTTGATGGTAATGAATCTAACAATGTCAGCGTATCGGCTTTGTTTTATCGTTTCCCTATAGGTGAGTCTACAATCTTCAACATAGCAACAGAAGGGTTGGAATATATTGATGAAGTACCTGCTTTGAGTAGCAATTTCGATTCTAGTGGTTCAGGCGCAGTATCCCGTTTTGGGCGTTATAACCCAATTTATCGAGCCGCAGAAGGGCCAGGTATCATTATTAGTCACAAGTTTAATGATGCTTTGACCTTAACTGCTGGCTACGTTGTCCCATCGGGTGTTGGTAATGACCCTAGTAACGGGAGAGGCATTTTTAATGGTAGTTATTCTGCATTAGGTCAACTGACCTTTCAACCAACCACAACATTAGGGTTGGCTTTTACTTATGTCAATGCCTATTACACAGAAGGTAGCGGAGTTACAGGCAGCACTGGTACAGGCTTTGCCAACAACCCATTCAACGGTGCGCGAACTTCTGTAAATAACTATAGCCTCAGTGCAAATTACAAACTTAGTCCTAAGTTTACTATCACCGCTTGGGGTGGCTACACTAATGCTCAAGCGGAGAATACAGCCGTTGCTAGGAGTAATGCAGATATTTGGAACTGGGCTGTTCAGCTAGGCTTTCCTGATTTGGGTAGAGAAGGTAATTTTGGTGGGATTGTGTTTGGTGCGCCACCTTACGTTGCTAATAATCAATTCGTAAGTGGTAATAATCGCCGCCAAGACAATGACACCTCCTATCATTTAGAAGCTTTCTACAGATATAAGCTAAATGACAATATTGCTATTACCCCCGGATTAATCACTATCTTTAGTCCTGAAGGTAACAGTGAAAACCCTAATATATATGTAGGAGTAGTCCGTACTACTTTTAGTTTCTAATAGATGCAACTTCCGCCAAGTCTTTCTCTTACTAACCCCATGTGTGCGGACTTTCCATTCACCTTCACCGTACACTTTTACCCCTGTCGAATCCACCACTACATGAACAGCCTTGTCTTTTGGCACTACTCGCAGTTACCCAATGAATCGGGCCGTTGTCCTGCACGATAACTCTGATGCGTCCTGATTGTTTGGCTTCTGCTGCTTCAAGCTCCATCATTTGGATATAGGATTTGCGTGAAACGCCGCCAATCACCAAACCGTATACAAAACTAACTAGGGGTTGAAGGAACCCAATAATACTTAACCTTCGCCCCCTGCGGTTAATTTGCTCCAAGCGTTTTTGCCTCAGGTTCAACAGAGTTTTATCTTGCTCTCTAGTCAGAAATACCCTTAAACGATTGCCTATATCGCTGTTACCTTGGTAGACACATTGTACGTATTTACTTATCTTTACATAGTTTGGTTTTTTCACCTCGTTCTACTTACAGATTTTAGTTTCTATTAGAAAAGAAATGCTCAAAGCTTGATTAGATAAAAGTTACAGTGTTTCGCTACGATTATTGTTTTCCGGAAGTGAGAGAACAGGAGTAAGGATTTAGCGATCGCTCAGAAAGATGGACAATTAATTTTCAACCTGGAATCTGGGAAGGTGAAAACCAATTAAGTTACACAGGAAGTATTACAAGCTTTTGAACAAGCGAATAATCAAGCTATGGCATCTCTAGCTAATACTAAAAAGGAACAGATGGAAATGCAGGCATGAACTGCCCCACCCTGCGCTTTCGCTTAGAGAGTGGTTTTCTACATCCTCACCCCTGGAGTAAGATTTTTGACATAACAAAGATATTATTATTTATTAACTATTCACCAATTACCTTTTATTTTTACCTTTCATTAAATTTTACTTAAACTCATGCCATCAAAATAGTTTAGTTGCAAATAATTGGGCAGTTATTTCCAGATTTTCTAAAGAATATCATTACCTATTGGCATCACTGATTTTATCGGTGATTAACTCTTATTTGTCAGCCAGAAAGAGTTAAAAATGTAAGACCAAAAATTCCACTGTCCATCATATCAAAAGTTTATACTGAGGAAAACAGACATGAAATTCGGTTCACAACTAGTCCTTGCTGCTGCTAGCTTAGTTTTGGGGTTAGCGAGTGTGGAAATAAAGCCAGTATCGGCGGCTATTGTTAATTATGCTTTTACGGTTAATAGTCCTACAAAAACAGGTAGTGGACTATTCAGATTTGATAACTCAATTTTGGTTGATGGTGAGACGAGAGTTCAGTCTCTTTCTTTTCAATTTGCAGGTGAATCTACTATTTATACCGAACAAAATGATCCTAACTACCCAGATTTCCCTATTGTTTTTCTCAACAGGTTTTCTACAGGTAAAATATCTTTCGCTCTAGATTATCAATTTGATAATCTTGCTAATCCTGATAGTTTTATCAGATATGAAATCGCTGGTGAAGATTTTACGATTTACTCTCTAAATGACCCAAATTTTGAAGTCACATCAGGTATAGTTTCTTACACACAAATTCCCGAACCTGCCATGCTAGGAGGTGTTGTTTTAGTGGGTACTGTTACCTTTATGAAGAAGAAAAAACTCATTGTCAGATAAAAGCATCAGTTTTGCTAATTATCTCTTTAGTGAAGGCTATTTTTATTTGAAGAATACATTCGTCAGAATACAATCAGTGGTGGATTCAGACCTGCCACTGATTGAAGACCACCAAATCAGAGATTTGGCTCCGTGCTTAAACCCATTTATTCATCCACCAGTCGCACAGAATTCATACTGAATTTTGGCTTATGACTCCTGAATCCTGTTTGATAAAACCTTCTGGTAGATAATGGAAAATGAGCTATTGATAATTCATTTTCCATTTTTTAATTTTGAACTGTTAAGTAGCCTTTTATAAATCTGATATTTAATTATTAATTATAGAAAGTTTTTATCTTTATATTAACCTTATCTTAGTCAACAATTAATTTCTATCTAGTAAGCTCTGACTTGCAAATACAACAAATAACACATTAATAAAAGTTACAGTAACTAAAACCTTTATTAGGATAGTAACTAATACCAATTATCTGAAATTTAGTTATTAATTCAAGTCAGCATACGACTATAAAATCTGACGCGCTGAATTTAACATTATCAATTGGTATGACAAGTAACGTATTTTTTGTGTTAGCTGTCGCAATGCTACAAACTATTTGTTAGTCAGGAGTAGAGAATGGTAAATTACCATAATGTTCAGAAGTTCCTGCAAAGTCGTATCAAGCGACGCAACTTAATCATTGGTGCGGGAGCATTTACTGGTTTAGCTATTGCCAGCCAATTTTCTCCTCAAAGAGCGATCGCTAAAAGCAGATTTCCCGATTATCCCTTTAAACTGGGTGTGGCATCAGGCGAACCCTACGACACTAGCGTTGTCATCTGGACTCGTTTAGCTCCCGAACCTTTAAATGGCGGTGGAATGCCACCTGTGAATGTGCCGATTCGCTGGGAAGTAGCCACCGACTCTAACATGAAGCGCATTATCTCCAGGGGAACTGTACTTGCAACTCCTGAACTAGCTCACTCTGTACGAGTAGTAGTAGAAGGACTCTCACCTCATACTTGGTATTGGTATCGCTTTAACGTTGGTAACGAAGCTAGTCCCATTGGCCGGACTCGCACTGCACCCGCATCCGGTAGTTTCTCCAATCAATTGAAGTTTGCGTTAGCATCCTGCCAACATTATGAGCAAGGTTATTACACAGCTTATAAGTATATGGC comes from the Nostoc sp. PCC 7120 = FACHB-418 genome and includes:
- a CDS encoding iron uptake porin, which encodes MQKFWVNTLLFSPAIVGLFMVATPVMSSEVPVTEAPTINQPSSFSSAETIGQVTSVSQLSDVKPTDWAFQALQSLVERYGCIAGYPNETYRGNRALTRYEFAAGLNACLDQINQLIATSTSELVNKEDLATLQKLQEEYVSELQTIRGQVDALEARTVTLESQQFSTTTKLRGEAIFALASVFGSDRAINTDAQNRGASRPNLEENVIFGDRVRLNFDTSFTGKDRLRVRLQGRNITSFNTSVTGTNQTRLGFDGNESNNVSVSALFYRFPIGESTIFNIATEGLEYIDEVPALSSNFDSSGSGAVSRFGRYNPIYRAAEGPGIIISHKFNDALTLTAGYVVPSGVGNDPSNGRGIFNGSYSALGQLTFQPTTTLGLAFTYVNAYYTEGSGVTGSTGTGFANNPFNGARTSVNNYSLSANYKLSPKFTITAWGGYTNAQAENTAVARSNADIWNWAVQLGFPDLGREGNFGGIVFGAPPYVANNQFVSGNNRRQDNDTSYHLEAFYRYKLNDNIAITPGLITIFSPEGNSENPNIYVGVVRTTFSF
- a CDS encoding PEP-CTERM sorting domain-containing protein (PEP-CTERM proteins occur, often in large numbers, in the proteomes of bacteria that also encode an exosortase, a predicted intramembrane cysteine proteinase. The presence of a PEP-CTERM domain at a protein's C-terminus predicts cleavage within the sorting domain, followed by covalent anchoring to some some component of the (usually Gram-negative) cell surface. Many PEP-CTERM proteins exhibit an unusual sequence composition that includes large numbers of potential glycosylation sites. Expression of one such protein has been shown restore the ability of a bacterium to form floc, a type of biofilm.), with product MKFGSQLVLAAASLVLGLASVEIKPVSAAIVNYAFTVNSPTKTGSGLFRFDNSILVDGETRVQSLSFQFAGESTIYTEQNDPNYPDFPIVFLNRFSTGKISFALDYQFDNLANPDSFIRYEIAGEDFTIYSLNDPNFEVTSGIVSYTQIPEPAMLGGVVLVGTVTFMKKKKLIVR